A genome region from Triticum aestivum cultivar Chinese Spring chromosome 2B, IWGSC CS RefSeq v2.1, whole genome shotgun sequence includes the following:
- the LOC123047294 gene encoding dolabradiene monooxygenase yields MQMEVVYLGVALVSLCVVLLSRRRRRANEPPGPWQLPVIGSLHHLAGQLPHHALRDLARRHGPVMLLWLGEVPTLVVSSREGAREVMKTHDAAFATRPLNATMRVLTNGGRGIVFAPYGDYWRQLRKITVLKLLSARRVLSFRAIREEEVAAMLRDVADAAAAARPVELSARISALVTDITVRAVMGDRFKERDVFLRSLDRGVKLAAGFNPPDLWPSSWLVGWLSGGVRRVKDCRDTGTGILDPIIREHLEKMEDGGGQKEDLLDVLLRIQKEEEGRLQFPLDMDTVKSVILDIFGAGSETAATTLGWAFAELIRNPMVMQKATAEVRQTFEARGTIAEEALNELSYLHLVIRETLRLHTPLPLLIPRECRESCQVLGYDVPRGTQVLVNAWALARDERYWPDAPDVFRPERFEGEAAGADFRGTDFSFLPFGAGRRMCPGIEFGLANVELALASLLFHFDWEGTPPGELDMAEVFGITVRRKAGLLVRPVLRVPVPRVLSDGNGDR; encoded by the exons ATGCAAATGGAGGTCGTCTACCTCGGCGTAGCTCTCGTGTCCTTGTGTGTTGTGCTTCTTTCCAGGCGTAGGCGCAGAGCGAACGAGCCGCCGGGGCCGTGGCAGCTGCCGGTTATCGGCAGCCTGCACCACCTCGCCGGGCAGCTCCCCCACCACGCGCTGCGTGACCTAGCACGGCGCCACGGGCCGGTGATGCTCCTCTGGCTCGGCGAGGTGCCCACGCTGGTGGTGTCGTCCCGGGAGGGTGCCCGCGAGGTGATGAAGACCCACGACGCGGCGTTCGCGACGCGACCCCTCAACGCCACCATGCGCGTGCTCACCAACGGCGGCCGGGGCATTGTGTTCGCGCCGTACGGCGACTACTGGCGTCAGCTCAGGAAGATCACCGTCTTGAAGCTCCTTTCGGCGCGGCGCGTCCTGTCCTTCCGCGCCAtccgggaggaggaggtcgctgccATGCTCCGCGATGTCGCGGATGCAGCGGCGGCCGCGCGCCCCGTGGAGCTAAGCGCGCGCATCTCCGCCCTCGTCACCGACATCACCGTCCGCGCCGTCATGGGCGACCGGTTCAAGGAGCGCGACGTGTTCCTCCGCTCGCTCGACCGCGGCGTGAAGCTCGCGGCCGGGTTCAACCCGCCGGACCTGTGGCCGTCGTCCTGGCTTGTCGGTTGGCTCAGCGGGGGCGTGCGCCGCGTCAAGGATTGCCGCGATACCGGGACCGGCATCCTTGACCCCATCATCCGGGAGCACCTGGAGAAGATGGAAGATGGCGGAGGCCAGAAGGAGGACTTGCTCGACGTGCTTCTAAGAATacagaaggaggaggagggcagGCTCCAATTCCCGCTCGACATGGACACAGTCAAATCCGTCATCTTG GACATATTCGGAGCCGGCAGCGAGACGGCGGCTACGACGCTGGGCTGGGCGTTTGCAGAGCTGATCAGGAACCCAATGGTGATGCAGAAGGCGACGGCTGAGGTCCGACAAACCTTTGAGGCTCGCGGCACCATAGCGGAGGAGGCCCTCAACGAACTCTCGTACCTACACCTAGTCATCCGGGAAACTTTGCGGCTGCACACGCCCTTGCCGCTGCTCATCCCTCGAGAGTGCCGGGAGTCATGCCAGGTGCTCGGGTACGACGTGCCGCGGGGTACACAGGTGCTGGTCAATGCCTGGGCGCTCGCCCGTGACGAGCGCTATTGGCCCGACGCGCCGGACGTGTTCCGGCCCGAGAGGTTCGAGGGCGAGGCGGCTGGGGCGGACTTCAGGGGCACCGACTTCTCCTTCTTGCCATTTGGCGCCGGCCGGAGAATGTGCCCCGGGATAGAGTTTGGCCTCGCCAACGTCGAGCTCGCGCTCGCAAGCCTGCTATTCCACTTTGACTGGGAGGGTACACCACCTGGGGAGTTGGACATGGCCGAGGTGTTTGGCATCACTGTGCGGCGGAAGGccggcctcctggtgcgccccgtTCTCCGAGTGCCCGTTCCCCGAGTCTTGTCAGACGGCAACGGAGATCGTTAA